The following proteins are co-located in the Candidatus Nitrosotenuis cloacae genome:
- a CDS encoding very short patch repair endonuclease — MADIFTQEKRSWIMSRIRSTNTKIDLKMKQLLEENKIEYEMYPKMFGNPDFVIRKKKIAIYCDGDFWHGYRYHEKKKPSKEFWRNKIQTNMRRDLHVTRKLRREEWSVLRFWEHDIEKRADVCVRRILRKMARK; from the coding sequence ATGGCGGACATCTTTACTCAAGAGAAACGCTCTTGGATAATGTCGAGAATCAGAAGCACAAACACCAAGATTGATCTGAAAATGAAACAACTTTTAGAAGAAAATAAGATCGAGTATGAGATGTATCCAAAGATGTTCGGCAATCCGGACTTTGTAATCCGGAAAAAGAAGATCGCCATATACTGTGACGGTGATTTTTGGCACGGCTATCGGTATCATGAGAAGAAAAAACCGTCAAAAGAGTTCTGGCGAAACAAGATACAGACCAACATGAGGCGGGATCTGCATGTAACAAGAAAACTAAGGCGTGAGGAGTGGTCCGTCCTGAGGTTCTGGGAGCACGACATCGAGAAAAGAGCTGATGTTTGCGTCCGCAGGATCCTCAGGAAAATGGCGAGAAAATGA